The following coding sequences lie in one Pempheris klunzingeri isolate RE-2024b chromosome 13, fPemKlu1.hap1, whole genome shotgun sequence genomic window:
- the LOC139212341 gene encoding SERTA domain-containing protein 2 isoform X2: MLGRGVKRKWSCLEELQAESLPAAAEKEKDGEEDGDDEGGFSVGPSKSDMSHLQQRQLVLGLCLEKLQAGMELSLRRSVLLINTLRQIQEDMQSDGVGACTTEGLHPDSCLLRDDFREDVREDMSVTCPGCAEDDGDNLSPPLSPEFPSQEASSSPDLQKSLPAATISAFSDAVNAMGYLSDLALDDIFEDIDTSMYETSDLPSAWAAGSLWPVSVSLWADEDVKMRSSSHASAGSLQSCLMDLNELDHIMEILVKS; encoded by the coding sequence ATGTTGGGTCGCGGTGTGAAGCGGAAGTGGAGCTGCttggaggagctgcaggccGAGAGCCTCCCTGCTGCcgcagagaaggagaaggatgGGGAGGAAGATGGGGACGATGAGGGCGGGTTCTCCGTGGGACCGTCCAAATCGGACATGAGCCACCTGCAGCAGCGTCAGCTGGTGCTCGGCCTCTGTTTGGAGAAGCTCCAGGCCGGGATGGAGCTCAGCTTGCGTCGCTCCGTGCTGCTCATCAACACGCTCAGGCAGATCCAGGAGGACATGCAGAGCGACGGGGTGGGAGCCTGCACGACGGAGGGGCTCCACCCTGACTCCTGCCTTCTCAGGGACGACTTCAGGGAGGACGTCAGGGAGGACATGTCGGTTACGTGCCCCGGCTGTGCAGAAGATGATGGGGACAACCTATCTCCGCCACTGTCCCCAGAATTCCCCTCTCAGGAGGCGAGCAGCTCCCCCGACCTGCAGAAATCACTGCCCGCTGCGACGATCAGTGCTTTTAGTGATGCAGTAAACGCCATGGGCTACCTCAGCGACCTCGCTCTGGACGATATCTTTGAGGACATTGACACATCGATGTACGAGACTTCAGATCTGCCTTCTGCCTGGGCGGCGGGCTCCCTGTGGCCCGTCAGCGTGTCGCTTTGGGCCGACGAGGACGTGAAAATGCGTTCGTCCAGCCACGCCTCAGCTGGGAGTCTCCAGTCGTGTCTGATGGACCTGAACGAGCTGGACCACATCATGGAGATTCTGGTAAAGTCCTGA
- the LOC139212341 gene encoding SERTA domain-containing protein 3 isoform X1 — MTLSKTTSMLGRGVKRKWSCLEELQAESLPAAAEKEKDGEEDGDDEGGFSVGPSKSDMSHLQQRQLVLGLCLEKLQAGMELSLRRSVLLINTLRQIQEDMQSDGVGACTTEGLHPDSCLLRDDFREDVREDMSVTCPGCAEDDGDNLSPPLSPEFPSQEASSSPDLQKSLPAATISAFSDAVNAMGYLSDLALDDIFEDIDTSMYETSDLPSAWAAGSLWPVSVSLWADEDVKMRSSSHASAGSLQSCLMDLNELDHIMEILVKS, encoded by the exons ATGACACTTTCAAAGACCAC GTCGATGTTGGGTCGCGGTGTGAAGCGGAAGTGGAGCTGCttggaggagctgcaggccGAGAGCCTCCCTGCTGCcgcagagaaggagaaggatgGGGAGGAAGATGGGGACGATGAGGGCGGGTTCTCCGTGGGACCGTCCAAATCGGACATGAGCCACCTGCAGCAGCGTCAGCTGGTGCTCGGCCTCTGTTTGGAGAAGCTCCAGGCCGGGATGGAGCTCAGCTTGCGTCGCTCCGTGCTGCTCATCAACACGCTCAGGCAGATCCAGGAGGACATGCAGAGCGACGGGGTGGGAGCCTGCACGACGGAGGGGCTCCACCCTGACTCCTGCCTTCTCAGGGACGACTTCAGGGAGGACGTCAGGGAGGACATGTCGGTTACGTGCCCCGGCTGTGCAGAAGATGATGGGGACAACCTATCTCCGCCACTGTCCCCAGAATTCCCCTCTCAGGAGGCGAGCAGCTCCCCCGACCTGCAGAAATCACTGCCCGCTGCGACGATCAGTGCTTTTAGTGATGCAGTAAACGCCATGGGCTACCTCAGCGACCTCGCTCTGGACGATATCTTTGAGGACATTGACACATCGATGTACGAGACTTCAGATCTGCCTTCTGCCTGGGCGGCGGGCTCCCTGTGGCCCGTCAGCGTGTCGCTTTGGGCCGACGAGGACGTGAAAATGCGTTCGTCCAGCCACGCCTCAGCTGGGAGTCTCCAGTCGTGTCTGATGGACCTGAACGAGCTGGACCACATCATGGAGATTCTGGTAAAGTCCTGA